In Lachnospiraceae bacterium, one DNA window encodes the following:
- a CDS encoding branched-chain amino acid ABC transporter permease — MSFINYLINGVSLGSVYAIIALGYTMVYGIAKMLNFAHGDIIMIGSYVVFVTVSSMGLPPVLGVLLAVAACTLLGVVIERVAYKPLRNASPLAVLITAIGVSYLLQNVALLIFGADTKSFTSVVKIPALKLAGGQLNITGETIATILSCIVIMVCLMAFINRTRAGQAMLAVSEDKGAATLMGINVNGTIALTFAIGSALAAIAGVLLCSAYPSLTPYTGSMPGIKAFVAAVFGGIGSIPGAFIGGVLLGVIEILSKAYISSQLSDAIVFSVLIIVLLVKPTGILGKKISEKV; from the coding sequence ATGAGCTTTATCAACTATTTGATCAATGGCGTCAGCCTGGGTAGTGTATATGCGATCATCGCACTGGGATATACCATGGTTTATGGTATTGCGAAGATGCTGAATTTCGCTCATGGTGATATTATTATGATAGGAAGCTATGTTGTATTTGTCACGGTCAGCTCCATGGGACTTCCTCCTGTGTTAGGCGTCCTGCTGGCAGTAGCAGCATGCACATTGTTAGGTGTTGTCATTGAACGTGTGGCATACAAGCCCTTACGTAATGCTTCGCCTCTTGCTGTACTGATCACAGCCATCGGTGTCAGCTATCTGCTCCAGAATGTAGCACTGCTGATCTTTGGCGCTGATACAAAATCGTTTACTTCTGTTGTAAAGATCCCGGCATTAAAGCTGGCAGGCGGCCAGTTAAATATTACCGGAGAGACCATTGCAACTATCCTTTCCTGTATTGTGATCATGGTATGCCTGATGGCATTTATTAACCGTACAAGAGCAGGACAGGCCATGTTAGCTGTTTCAGAAGATAAGGGCGCAGCAACCTTAATGGGTATTAATGTAAATGGTACGATTGCACTGACATTTGCTATTGGTTCTGCATTAGCAGCCATTGCAGGCGTACTGTTGTGTTCTGCTTATCCGTCCTTAACCCCATATACAGGTTCCATGCCAGGCATCAAGGCATTTGTGGCAGCTGTATTTGGCGGTATCGGATCGATCCCGGGCGCTTTTATTGGCGGCGTTCTTTTAGGTGTGATCGAGATCCTCTCCAAGGCGTATATTTCTTCACAGCTTTCAGATGCCATTGTGTTCTCGGTACTTATTATTGTACTGTTAGTAAAACCCACCGGTATTCTTGGCAAGAAGATCAGTGAGAAAGTGTAG
- the der gene encoding ribosome biogenesis GTPase Der encodes MSKPVVAIVGRPNVGKSTLFNVIAGDTISIVKDTPGVTRDRIYADCTWLNMNFTLIDTGGIEPDSSDIILSQMREQAEIAIATADVIVFIVDVRQGLVDADSKVADMLRKSHKPVILAVNKVDSLAKFGNDVYEFYNLGIGDPIPVSGASRLGIGDLLDAVVAHFDASQMEEEEDDRPRIAVVGKPNVGKSSLINKLLGENRVIVSNIAGTTRDAVDTEIVHNGVPYVFIDTAGLRRKNKIKEDLERYSIIRTVTAVERADVVIIVIDAKEGITEQDAKIAGIAHERGKGIIVAVNKWDAIEKNDKTIYQYTNKLKETLSFMPYAEYIFISAETGQRLPKLFELVDAVRQNQNMRVATGVLNEIVSEAVAMQQPPSDKGKRLKIYYVTQVAVKPPTFVVFVNDKELMHFSYTRYLENQIRNAFGFRGTSLKFLIRERKDKDK; translated from the coding sequence TTGAGTAAACCAGTCGTGGCCATTGTAGGAAGGCCAAACGTTGGAAAATCTACCCTGTTTAATGTAATTGCAGGGGACACTATTTCCATTGTAAAAGATACACCTGGTGTTACCAGAGACAGGATTTATGCAGACTGTACCTGGCTGAATATGAATTTTACACTGATCGATACAGGTGGTATTGAGCCGGACAGCAGCGACATCATTCTTTCACAGATGAGAGAACAGGCTGAGATCGCTATTGCTACCGCAGATGTGATTGTATTTATTGTAGACGTACGTCAGGGGTTGGTAGATGCTGACTCTAAGGTGGCAGATATGCTGCGTAAGTCCCATAAACCGGTTATTCTGGCAGTGAATAAGGTAGACAGCCTTGCAAAATTCGGAAATGATGTTTATGAGTTCTATAATCTGGGAATCGGGGATCCGATCCCTGTATCAGGTGCTTCACGTTTAGGGATCGGTGATCTGTTAGATGCGGTAGTAGCACATTTTGACGCATCCCAGATGGAAGAAGAGGAAGATGACCGCCCAAGGATCGCAGTAGTAGGAAAGCCTAATGTAGGAAAATCTTCTCTCATTAATAAGCTGTTAGGTGAAAACCGTGTGATCGTTTCCAATATTGCAGGAACCACTAGAGACGCAGTAGATACGGAGATCGTCCACAACGGTGTTCCTTATGTATTTATTGATACAGCAGGACTCCGCCGTAAGAATAAGATTAAAGAAGATCTGGAACGCTACAGCATCATCCGTACGGTAACGGCAGTAGAACGTGCTGATGTAGTCATTATTGTGATTGATGCAAAAGAAGGCATCACAGAGCAGGACGCAAAGATCGCAGGTATCGCCCACGAACGTGGAAAGGGCATCATCGTTGCTGTAAACAAGTGGGATGCCATTGAAAAGAATGATAAGACCATTTACCAGTATACAAACAAGTTAAAAGAAACCCTTTCTTTTATGCCTTATGCAGAGTATATTTTTATCTCAGCAGAAACAGGCCAGAGACTTCCGAAACTGTTTGAGTTGGTAGATGCAGTGCGCCAGAACCAGAATATGCGTGTGGCTACCGGCGTATTAAATGAGATCGTTTCCGAGGCAGTTGCCATGCAGCAGCCGCCGTCTGATAAAGGAAAGCGCTTAAAGATCTACTATGTAACGCAGGTAGCAGTAAAACCGCCTACATTCGTAGTTTTTGTAAACGATAAGGAGCTGATGCATTTCTCTTATACCAGATATTTGGAGAATCAGATCCGGAATGCATTTGGTTTCAGGGGAACATCTTTAAAATTCCTTATACGTGAGCGGAAAGATAAGGATAAATAG
- a CDS encoding ABC transporter substrate-binding protein — MKKRFLSAGLAVVMAASLTACGGSGSASTTTAAAGEAKAEGESKAAESSAAADGASFKIGGIGPVTGGAAVYGLAVQHGAEIAVKEINEAGGINGYPVEFQFQDDEHDAEKSVNAYNTLKDWGMQALMGTVTSAPCIAVADKTAADNMFQITPSGSAVECAANPNVYRVCYSDPAQGTASAKYIGEHKLASKVAVIYDSSDVYSSGIYEKFAQEAPNQGIEVVDAEAFTADSNKDFSTQLQKAKESGAELVFLPIYYTEASLILQQANTMDFAPQFFGCDGMDGILQVQNFDVKLAEGLMLLTPFAADATDDLTVKFVKSFEDAYGETPIQFAADAYDAMYVIKAAMEEANVTPDMAVGDICDAMEGAMTKIKVDGLTGTNMTWTEDGEPEKDPKAVQVVDGAYKAME, encoded by the coding sequence ATGAAAAAAAGATTTTTAAGCGCTGGTTTAGCAGTAGTTATGGCAGCATCTTTAACAGCATGCGGCGGCTCAGGTTCCGCATCTACCACAACAGCAGCTGCTGGTGAGGCTAAAGCAGAAGGTGAGAGCAAGGCAGCTGAAAGCAGTGCAGCAGCAGATGGCGCTTCCTTTAAGATCGGTGGTATCGGCCCTGTAACCGGCGGCGCAGCAGTTTACGGTCTGGCTGTACAGCATGGTGCAGAGATCGCTGTTAAAGAGATCAATGAAGCTGGTGGTATCAACGGCTATCCTGTTGAGTTCCAGTTCCAGGATGATGAGCATGATGCAGAAAAATCTGTAAATGCTTATAATACCTTAAAAGACTGGGGAATGCAGGCACTGATGGGAACAGTTACATCTGCTCCATGTATCGCAGTTGCTGACAAGACTGCAGCTGATAATATGTTCCAGATCACACCATCCGGCTCTGCTGTAGAATGTGCGGCTAATCCAAATGTATACCGTGTCTGCTATTCTGACCCGGCTCAGGGTACAGCATCTGCTAAGTACATCGGTGAGCACAAGCTGGCAAGCAAGGTAGCTGTTATCTATGACAGCTCTGATGTATACTCCAGTGGTATTTATGAGAAGTTTGCCCAGGAAGCTCCAAATCAGGGCATTGAAGTTGTTGACGCTGAAGCATTTACCGCAGACAGCAACAAGGATTTCTCTACTCAGTTACAGAAAGCAAAAGAATCCGGCGCAGAGCTGGTATTCTTACCAATCTACTATACAGAAGCTTCCCTGATCTTACAGCAGGCTAATACCATGGACTTTGCTCCACAGTTCTTTGGATGCGATGGTATGGATGGTATCTTACAGGTTCAGAACTTTGATGTTAAACTGGCTGAAGGTCTGATGCTGTTAACTCCATTTGCAGCAGATGCTACAGATGATCTGACTGTAAAGTTTGTTAAGAGCTTTGAAGATGCATATGGTGAGACCCCGATCCAGTTTGCAGCAGATGCTTATGATGCTATGTACGTCATCAAAGCTGCTATGGAAGAAGCAAATGTTACTCCGGATATGGCTGTAGGTGATATCTGCGATGCTATGGAAGGTGCTATGACAAAGATCAAAGTTGACGGTCTGACCGGTACTAACATGACTTGGACAGAAGATGGTGAGCCTGAGAAGGATCCTAAGGCTGTTCAGGTTGTAGATGGCGCTTATAAGGCTATGGAATAA
- the plsY gene encoding glycerol-3-phosphate 1-O-acyltransferase PlsY: protein MERLVCLAVGYLFGIFQTGYIYGRVHGIDIRKYGSGNSGSTNALRVMGKKAGLTVFAGDFLKTVIPCMAVRCIFKNQPDYAYVYMLYIGLGAILGHNYPFYLHFKGGKGIAATAGIIFSIDWRLTVLCLAVFILIVAVTRYVSLGSLVVSVILLAWNVYMGKCGAYNLSAVSSVEYGAMTAVIAAMAFWRHRANIIRLIHGNENKVGAKKS from the coding sequence ATGGAACGTCTTGTATGTTTAGCAGTGGGATACCTGTTTGGTATCTTCCAGACCGGTTATATTTATGGAAGGGTACATGGAATTGATATCCGCAAATACGGAAGCGGAAATTCCGGCAGTACCAATGCGCTGCGTGTAATGGGAAAGAAGGCAGGTCTTACAGTTTTTGCAGGGGATTTCTTAAAAACAGTGATCCCTTGTATGGCAGTTCGCTGTATCTTTAAAAATCAGCCGGACTATGCATATGTATATATGCTGTATATTGGTCTGGGAGCGATCTTGGGACATAATTATCCTTTCTATCTTCATTTTAAAGGCGGAAAGGGAATTGCGGCAACAGCCGGAATTATCTTTTCTATTGACTGGAGACTGACTGTTTTATGTCTGGCGGTATTTATACTGATCGTGGCTGTGACCCGCTATGTTTCCCTGGGCTCTCTGGTAGTTTCCGTGATCCTTCTTGCATGGAATGTCTACATGGGAAAATGCGGGGCATACAATTTAAGCGCTGTATCTTCTGTAGAGTATGGTGCAATGACAGCGGTGATCGCAGCTATGGCATTCTGGCGTCACAGAGCCAATATCATTCGCCTGATCCATGGAAATGAAAACAAGGTCGGCGCAAAAAAATCATAA
- a CDS encoding NAD(P)-dependent glycerol-3-phosphate dehydrogenase, producing the protein MASVGVIGSGTWGTALAILLNGNGHKVQLWSAIPAEVESLSVNRKHPNLGDTPIPEEIEITGDLEAAMKDKDLLVMSVPSVYVRQTAVKMKPWLKPGQIVTNVAKGIEEATLKTLSEVIEEELPQAEVTVLSGPSHAEEVSRGLPTTCVTGAHSKAAAEYVQSLFMSPVFRVYTSPDMLGIELGGALKNVIALAAGTADGLGCGDNTKAALITRGIAEITRLGTVMGGKPETFSGLTGIGDLIVTCASMHSRNRRAGILIGKGYTMDEAMKEVKMVVEGVYSAKAALKLAEKYHVTMPIVEQVNEVLFDGKSAKDALAELMLRDKRMENTSLIWDKE; encoded by the coding sequence ATGGCATCAGTTGGAGTAATCGGATCAGGAACATGGGGAACAGCACTGGCAATCCTTTTAAATGGAAATGGACATAAGGTGCAGCTTTGGTCAGCGATTCCTGCGGAGGTAGAAAGTTTATCAGTAAACAGGAAGCATCCAAACTTAGGGGATACGCCAATACCGGAAGAAATTGAGATCACCGGTGATTTAGAGGCGGCTATGAAGGATAAGGATCTGTTAGTCATGTCAGTGCCATCTGTCTACGTGAGACAGACAGCAGTGAAAATGAAACCATGGTTAAAACCAGGTCAGATCGTTACAAATGTAGCAAAGGGAATTGAAGAAGCAACTTTGAAAACATTATCTGAAGTGATCGAGGAAGAACTTCCCCAGGCAGAGGTAACTGTGCTTTCCGGACCAAGCCATGCAGAAGAAGTAAGCAGAGGTCTTCCAACTACCTGTGTAACAGGTGCCCACAGCAAGGCAGCAGCAGAATATGTACAAAGCCTGTTTATGAGTCCTGTATTCCGTGTATACACAAGCCCGGACATGCTAGGGATTGAGCTGGGCGGAGCCTTGAAAAATGTTATCGCCCTGGCAGCTGGTACAGCAGATGGTCTGGGCTGCGGGGATAATACAAAGGCAGCGCTGATCACCAGGGGCATTGCAGAGATCACCCGCCTGGGAACTGTTATGGGCGGAAAGCCTGAGACCTTTTCAGGACTTACCGGCATTGGTGATCTGATCGTCACCTGTGCAAGTATGCACAGCCGCAACCGAAGGGCTGGTATCCTCATTGGAAAAGGCTATACCATGGATGAGGCCATGAAAGAAGTGAAAATGGTAGTGGAAGGTGTTTATTCTGCAAAGGCAGCTTTAAAACTGGCAGAAAAATATCATGTGACCATGCCTATTGTAGAACAGGTAAACGAGGTTTTATTTGACGGTAAGTCCGCAAAGGATGCTCTGGCAGAGCTGATGCTGCGGGATAAGCGTATGGAAAATACCAGTCTTATCTGGGATAAGGAATAA
- a CDS encoding ABC transporter ATP-binding protein has protein sequence MALLEVKNLSISFGGLKAVDNFHVEIEKGQLYGLIGPNGAGKTTIFNLLTGVYKPNAGSIVLDDTNITGKSTIEINQAGIARTFQNIRLFKDMSVLDNVKAGLHNHHKYSTVEGIFRLPRYYKIEKEMDEEAMSLLKVFDLDKECDFKASNLPYGKQRKLEIARALATEPKLLLLDEPAAGMNPNETAELMETIRFVRDNFDMTVLLIEHDMKLVSGICEKLTVLNFGQVLREGATSDVLHDPEVIKAYLGE, from the coding sequence ATGGCATTACTGGAAGTAAAGAATTTAAGTATATCCTTTGGCGGCTTAAAGGCAGTTGATAATTTCCACGTTGAGATCGAAAAAGGACAGCTGTACGGTCTTATCGGTCCAAACGGTGCTGGAAAAACTACCATTTTCAACCTTCTTACAGGTGTATATAAGCCAAATGCAGGAAGCATTGTCTTAGATGATACCAATATTACAGGTAAGAGTACCATTGAGATCAATCAGGCCGGTATTGCAAGAACTTTCCAGAATATCCGTCTTTTCAAGGATATGTCCGTTCTTGACAATGTAAAAGCTGGTCTTCACAATCATCACAAATATTCTACAGTAGAAGGTATTTTCCGTCTTCCAAGATATTACAAGATCGAAAAAGAGATGGACGAAGAGGCCATGAGCCTGTTAAAGGTATTTGACCTGGATAAAGAATGTGACTTCAAGGCTTCTAACTTACCTTATGGTAAGCAGAGAAAGTTAGAGATCGCAAGAGCGCTGGCAACAGAACCAAAGCTTCTTCTGTTAGATGAGCCGGCAGCCGGCATGAACCCTAACGAGACAGCGGAACTGATGGAAACCATCCGTTTTGTACGTGACAATTTTGATATGACGGTACTTCTTATTGAGCATGATATGAAACTGGTAAGCGGTATCTGTGAGAAACTGACGGTTTTAAACTTCGGACAGGTCTTAAGAGAAGGGGCTACCAGTGACGTACTGCATGATCCGGAAGTGATCAAGGCATATCTGGGTGAATAA
- the spoIVA gene encoding stage IV sporulation protein A has product MDNFNVYKDIQARTKGEIYIGVVGPVRTGKSTFIKRFMELAVLPAMEDESLKAVSTDELPQSAGGKTVMTTEPKFIPKEAVQITLGDGIQAKVRLIDCVGYMVDGAAGHVENGEERMVKTPWSEKEIPFTQAAQIGTRKVIGDHSTIGIVVTTDGSIGELKRSAYIDAEKQTVDELKKLGKPFILLLNSTKPHSDEVLKLAEQLSEEYEVTVLPVSCEQLKKEDIFHILESVLKEFPVTELDFHIPKWLEVLPASHWLKTQVIDLAKELLKKVSHMKDAAVQVKAFEKQSGPVEKILIEKMEMADGTVSLQVQMDDSYYYQILSDYVGLPIEGEYQLMQTLSTLAGMQKEYDKIKEALAQARLKGYGVMMPQRDEILLDEPEVIRHGNKYGVKMKAQAPSVNLIRAQIETEIAPIVGSEQQAKDLIAYINSSSKDNEEGIWDANIFGKSIEQIVEDGIQAKISQMTDECQQKLQDTLQKIINDSNGGLICIII; this is encoded by the coding sequence ATGGACAATTTTAATGTATACAAAGATATTCAGGCCAGAACAAAAGGCGAGATATACATAGGCGTAGTGGGTCCGGTGCGTACGGGAAAGTCTACGTTTATCAAGCGTTTTATGGAGCTTGCAGTGCTTCCGGCTATGGAAGATGAAAGCTTAAAGGCGGTTAGTACCGATGAATTGCCTCAGAGTGCAGGGGGGAAGACGGTGATGACTACAGAGCCTAAATTCATCCCAAAAGAGGCAGTTCAGATCACGTTGGGAGACGGGATCCAGGCGAAAGTGCGCCTGATCGACTGCGTTGGTTATATGGTAGATGGAGCAGCAGGCCATGTGGAAAACGGGGAAGAGCGGATGGTAAAAACGCCCTGGTCAGAAAAAGAGATCCCTTTTACCCAGGCGGCCCAGATCGGGACCAGAAAGGTGATCGGAGACCATTCTACCATTGGTATCGTAGTAACTACGGATGGATCCATTGGAGAGTTAAAACGATCTGCCTACATAGATGCGGAAAAGCAGACGGTAGATGAACTTAAAAAACTGGGAAAACCATTTATCCTTCTTTTGAATTCCACAAAGCCCCATTCAGATGAGGTTTTAAAGCTGGCAGAGCAGCTGTCAGAGGAATATGAGGTGACGGTTCTTCCTGTGAGCTGTGAACAGCTGAAAAAAGAGGATATATTTCATATTCTGGAAAGTGTCCTGAAAGAATTTCCTGTGACAGAACTGGATTTTCATATTCCTAAGTGGCTGGAGGTTTTACCGGCGTCCCACTGGCTTAAGACCCAGGTGATAGATCTGGCAAAAGAACTGTTAAAGAAGGTCAGCCATATGAAAGATGCGGCAGTCCAGGTAAAGGCTTTTGAAAAGCAGTCAGGTCCTGTGGAAAAAATCCTTATAGAAAAAATGGAAATGGCAGATGGCACGGTTTCCTTACAGGTTCAGATGGATGACAGTTATTATTATCAGATATTAAGTGATTATGTAGGATTACCCATTGAAGGGGAGTATCAGCTGATGCAGACCCTAAGTACATTGGCAGGCATGCAGAAGGAGTATGACAAAATTAAAGAGGCTCTGGCCCAGGCGAGATTAAAAGGATATGGAGTAATGATGCCCCAGAGAGATGAAATTCTTTTAGATGAGCCGGAAGTGATCCGGCATGGGAATAAATATGGCGTGAAAATGAAAGCCCAGGCTCCGTCTGTAAATCTGATCCGGGCCCAGATCGAGACAGAGATCGCGCCTATTGTAGGCAGCGAACAGCAGGCAAAAGATCTTATTGCCTATATAAATTCCAGTTCCAAAGATAACGAAGAAGGCATCTGGGACGCCAATATTTTTGGCAAGTCGATTGAGCAGATCGTAGAAGATGGCATTCAGGCGAAAATCTCACAAATGACAGACGAATGTCAGCAAAAGCTTCAGGATACTTTGCAGAAGATCATTAATGACAGTAATGGGGGCTTGATCTGCATCATCATATAA
- a CDS encoding ABC transporter ATP-binding protein gives MAMLEVKDLEVYYGVIQALKGISFDVEQGDIVALIGANGAGKTTTLHTITGLLNAKAGKIIYDGKDITHIPGYKLVSMGIAHVPEGRRVFATLSVLQNLMMGAYTRRDKNEIEETLKMIYKRFPRLEERKNQLAGTLSGGEQQMLAMGRALMSHPKVMVLDEPSMGLSPIYVNEIFDIIQQINKDGTTVLLVEQNAKKALSIANKAYVLETGTIALSGDAKELMNNDRVKKAYLSE, from the coding sequence ATGGCAATGCTTGAAGTAAAAGACCTGGAAGTATACTATGGTGTGATCCAGGCTTTAAAAGGAATCTCCTTTGATGTAGAGCAGGGAGACATTGTGGCACTGATCGGTGCCAATGGTGCAGGAAAGACTACCACTCTGCATACCATTACAGGTCTGTTAAATGCAAAAGCGGGAAAGATCATTTACGACGGAAAAGATATTACCCATATTCCAGGTTATAAGCTGGTAAGTATGGGGATTGCCCATGTTCCGGAAGGACGCCGTGTGTTTGCCACTCTTTCTGTATTGCAAAATCTGATGATGGGCGCATATACCCGCAGGGATAAAAATGAGATCGAAGAGACATTAAAAATGATCTACAAGCGTTTCCCACGTCTGGAGGAAAGAAAGAACCAGTTGGCGGGAACCTTATCCGGCGGCGAGCAGCAGATGCTTGCCATGGGCCGTGCTCTTATGAGCCATCCGAAGGTAATGGTACTGGATGAGCCGTCCATGGGACTTTCACCTATCTATGTAAATGAGATTTTTGATATTATCCAGCAGATCAATAAAGACGGCACCACCGTTCTTTTGGTAGAGCAGAATGCAAAGAAAGCTCTTTCTATTGCAAACAAGGCGTATGTTCTGGAAACAGGAACCATTGCCCTTTCCGGTGATGCAAAAGAACTGATGAACAATGACCGTGTAAAGAAAGCTTATTTAAGCGAATAA
- a CDS encoding DUF6472 family protein, with translation MKQSKKDKKTVGSCECCGNYVYDEENEYYVCEVDLDEDDMVRFLKGDVRACPYYQSDDEYKIVRKQI, from the coding sequence ATGAAACAGAGCAAAAAAGATAAAAAAACCGTTGGCAGCTGTGAATGCTGCGGAAACTATGTATATGATGAAGAAAATGAATACTATGTCTGCGAAGTAGATTTAGATGAGGATGATATGGTGCGCTTTTTAAAGGGAGATGTGAGAGCTTGTCCTTATTATCAGTCAGATGACGAGTACAAGATCGTGCGCAAACAGATATAG
- a CDS encoding branched-chain amino acid ABC transporter permease yields the protein MKSKAKQKTFINNMITYAIVVVAYIVVQILMGTGHMSSLMKGLLVPFCIYVIMTVSLNLTVGILGELSLGHAGFMCVGAFSGALFSKCMKGAIDPTVSLVIAVIIGAAVAAVFGVLIGIPVLRLKGDYLAIVTLAFGEIIKNIINAVYLGRDGSGFHISLKDSMSLKMDADGEVLIKGAQGITGTPQAATFTIGVILVLITLFIVMNLVNSRTGRAIMAIRDNRIAAESIGINITKYKLMAFSISAGLAGVAGVLYAHNLTTLTALPKNFGYNMSIMILVYVVLGGIGSIRGSVIATVILYLLPEMLRGLSNYRMLMYAIVLILAMLFNSAPQFVVLRERLFAALKGNKKPAKEAK from the coding sequence ATGAAAAGTAAAGCAAAGCAGAAGACATTTATCAATAATATGATCACATATGCTATTGTAGTAGTGGCATATATTGTTGTACAGATCTTAATGGGTACCGGACATATGTCCAGTCTGATGAAAGGACTTTTGGTCCCTTTCTGTATCTATGTGATCATGACAGTTTCATTAAACCTGACAGTAGGTATCCTGGGAGAGTTAAGCCTTGGACATGCCGGATTTATGTGTGTAGGTGCTTTTTCCGGGGCATTGTTTTCAAAGTGCATGAAGGGTGCTATTGACCCAACGGTCTCTCTGGTGATCGCAGTGATCATCGGAGCAGCAGTGGCAGCTGTTTTCGGCGTTCTTATCGGTATTCCGGTACTGCGCTTAAAGGGCGACTATCTGGCTATTGTAACTCTGGCTTTTGGTGAGATCATTAAAAATATCATCAATGCTGTATATTTGGGAAGAGATGGATCCGGTTTCCATATTTCATTAAAGGATTCCATGTCTTTAAAAATGGATGCTGATGGCGAGGTGCTGATCAAGGGAGCACAGGGTATTACCGGTACGCCTCAGGCAGCAACCTTTACTATTGGTGTGATCCTGGTACTTATTACTTTATTTATTGTAATGAATCTGGTTAATTCCCGTACCGGCCGTGCCATCATGGCTATCCGTGACAACCGTATTGCAGCAGAATCCATTGGTATCAATATTACAAAATACAAACTGATGGCATTTAGCATTTCCGCAGGTCTTGCAGGCGTGGCAGGCGTTCTCTATGCGCATAACCTGACAACACTTACTGCTCTGCCGAAGAACTTTGGTTATAATATGTCTATTATGATCCTTGTTTATGTAGTCCTTGGGGGTATTGGAAGCATCCGTGGTTCTGTGATCGCTACAGTTATCCTGTATCTCCTTCCTGAGATGCTTCGAGGACTGAGTAATTACCGTATGCTGATGTACGCTATCGTGCTGATTTTAGCAATGCTGTTTAACTCTGCACCTCAGTTTGTAGTGCTCCGTGAGAGGCTGTTTGCTGCATTAAAGGGAAATAAGAAACCGGCAAAGGAGGCAAAATAA